The window GCGCGGAGAGGATCGCCTCGCGGAGGTCGCCGCCGGCCGCGCTGGCGACGAACTCCAGGCCGTCCCCGTCGTAGTCGACGCCCTCGCGCTCGCAGATCGTTTCGAGGACGTCGATCGTCTCGTCGGTCGTCGGCGCGCGCACCCGCACCGGGAAGCAGCGCGACCGAATCGGCGCGATGAGCTTCGACGGCTGTCGGGTGGCGATCACGAACTGCGTGGTGCGGTGGTGCTGCTCCATCACGCGCCGGAGCGCCTGCTGGAAGTCCTCGCGGATCGACTCGGCGTTGTCGAGGAGGACCGTCTTGTACTCGCCCGACATCGGCGCGTACGACGCCGACTCCTTCAGCACCCGGTTTATCATGTCGCGTTTCGCCATCCGGCTCCGCCCCTGCAGGAACCCCTCGAAGCGGGGGTCGGTCCGGATCTCCTTTTTCGTCCGGCCGAAGAAGTCGGCGACGTTGATCTCGATCAGGTCGCTGTCGGGGTTCTCGTGGGCGGCGCGGGTCAGCGCCCGCGTCGCCGCCGTCTTCCCGACCCCCGGCGGTCCCTGCACGACGAGGTTCATCGGCTCGTCGACCGCGCGCTCCAGCCGCTCGCGGGCCTCGTCCTGTCTGATCTCGTCGAGCGCGGGAGCGTGCGCGTCGATCCACAGCGGTCCGTCCATGCCGTGTCCGTCCGGGACGCGCGCTCAAGAATCGGTCGGTCGATGCGCCGAACCGGGTCGGGTCGCCCCGGCGGTCGGGGACGCATTCGAGACGCTCAGCGACAATTCATTACGATCGACCCCCACTCTAGACGTTCAGAAGTCGGTCGCAGTTGCTGACCGAGTGATCGAGATAACAGATTTTAAGAACGTTAGAGGCAGTTTGGGTTGCTCTGCTACCGTTCCTGTTTTTTAATAATATTTTGAGTAAATGAACATCAATCGTTAAGTATGGGGCACCCAAATCCGGGGATACATGTCACGTGACAACCGCGCTGATTCGGAGGACCGACTCACCCGCCGCCACTACGTGGCCGGCGCAGGTACCCTCGCGACCGTGGGGATCGCCGGCTGTTCCGGCGGCGGCGACGGGAGCGACGGCAGTGATGGCAGCGACGGGAGCGACGGAAGCGACGGGAGCGACGGGAGCGACGGCGGCTCCGGCGACCCGGTCGAAGTGCTCCACGGCTGGACCGGCGGCGACGGCGCCGCGGCGGCCGAGGCGCTGGAAGAGGCGTTCAACGAGGCCCACCCCGACGTCGGCCTCGACATGAACCCCATCGGCGGCGGCGGCAACCAGAACCTCGACGCGGTCGTCGCGAACCGGCTCCAGAGCGACGATCCGCCGGGGGCGTTCGCCGGCTGGCCCGGCCCGAACCTCCTCCGCTACCAGGGAGTCCTCGGTAGCGTCGACGACGTGTGGGAGGAGAACGGGTTCGAGGACGCGATGGTCGACGAGGCGATCGACCTCCACCAGCAGGACGGCAGCTACCGGGCCGTGCCGCTCGGCTCTCACCGACTGAACTGCCTCTTCTACAACGTCTCGGTCGTCGAGGACGCCGGCATCGACGTCGACTCGCTGAACAGCCCCTCGGCGCTCATCGACGCCTTCGAGACGGTCGCCAGCGAGACCGACGCCATCCCGATGACCCACGGGATGTCCGGCACGTGGACGACGACGCAGCTGTGGGGCGCCGTGATGCTCGGCGAGAACGGCTACCAGCCGTACATGGACTTCCTCAACGGTGAGGGCGACGAGAGCGCCGTCCGCGCCGCGTTCGAGCGGACCGCGGAGATGCTGGAGAACCACATCAGCGACGACGCGTCCTCGATCGGCCTGACCGAATCGAACCAGAACATCATCAACGGCAACGCCGCCTTCATCCACCAGGGCAACTGGGCGGCGGGCGCGTTCCGGAACGCCGAGGACTTCGAGTACGGCGACGACTGGGGCTTCAAGACGTTCCCCGGGACTGAGGGGATGTACACGCTCCACTTCGACTCGTTCCTCTACCCGTCGAACAACCCGACGCCCGAGGCCTCGAAGACCTGGGAGGCGTTCGTCGGCAGTCCGGAGGCCCAGATCGCGTTCAACCAGTACAAGGGCTCGATCCCGACCCGGACCGACGTCAGCATGGAGGAGTTCGGTCCGTACCTCCAGGAGACGGCCGAGGACTTCGCGAACGCGGAGTACCGGCCGCCGAACCTCCAGCACGGGCTCGGCGTCCCCTCCGAGACGATGACCCAACTCAACGAGGTCATCTCCTCGGAGTTCACCGGCCCGTACAACGTCGACGCCGCGACGACGGGCTTCCTGGACGCGGTGTCGAACTGAGATCCACGCGATGCTCGATTTTTACCGTCATTTGTACCGGACGATCAGGCCCGCCTCGGAGGACGACGACGAGGTCCGCGCCGACGGCGGCGTCGTGAGTGACGGCCCCGCCGCCGACCCGGCCGAACCGGACCGGGACGTGACGACCCGTCTCAAGGAGAGGCTGGACCGCCGCTTCGGCGTCGACTTCATCGAGTCGTCCGTCTTCTGGCTCCCGCCGTTCCTGCTGATGGGACTGTTCGTCTACGGTGCGGTCATCTGGAACCTCCTCATATCGCTGACTGACTACGAGCGCTTCGAGAACGCGCCGGACTACTCGAACCTCGACTTCGAGATGTACACCCGGGCGCTCGCGGACTCCGGCTTCATCGACGCCGCGGTCAACACGCTCATCCTGCTGATCCTGTTCACGGCGGGGACGCTCGCGATCGGACTCATCTTGGCGATCCTGATCGACAGGGGGATCCGGTTCGAGAACACGTTCCGGACGATCTACCTCCTTCCGATGAGCCTCTCGTTCGTCGTGACGGCCCAGTTCTGGCTGTGGATCTACAACTACAACAACGGGATCGCCAACAACGTCATCGGGACGTTCGGCTTCGGGCCGGTGAGCTGGCTCGGCAACCAGGACATCGTCCTCTACGCGATCATCTTCGCGCTGATGTGGCAGTTCTCGGGGTACGCGATGGTCGTCTACCTCGCCGGGCTCCGCGCGATTCCGACCGAGCACTACGAGGCGGCCAAAGTCGACGGCGCGTCGACGCTGAAGATGTACTGGCGCGTGATCATTCCCCAGCTGAAGGGCGCGACCATCAGCGCCGCCGTGGTGCTGATGGTGTTCGGCATGAAGGCCTTCGACTTCCTCTACTCGCTGGTCGGTGGGTACCGGCCGCCGAACGGGGCCGACATCCTGGCGACGAAGATGGTGCGTGAGGCGTACGCGAACCTCAACTGGGCGTACGGGTCGGCGATCGCCATCGTCCTGTTCGCGATGGCGCTCAGCGTCATCGGCCCCTACCTCGTGTACGAATACCGGAGGGACAACCTATGAGCGACGCAGAACCTCGAACCGACGGTGGCGCGACGACGACGACGACAGCGCGGCTGCGCCGGACCCTCGATCAGATGACGGCCGGGGACGCCGGCCTGTACGTCGTCCTGCTGTTCGCGGCGGCGTTCTACCTCGTCCCG is drawn from Halorubrum sp. CBA1229 and contains these coding sequences:
- a CDS encoding sugar ABC transporter permease, whose product is MYRTIRPASEDDDEVRADGGVVSDGPAADPAEPDRDVTTRLKERLDRRFGVDFIESSVFWLPPFLLMGLFVYGAVIWNLLISLTDYERFENAPDYSNLDFEMYTRALADSGFIDAAVNTLILLILFTAGTLAIGLILAILIDRGIRFENTFRTIYLLPMSLSFVVTAQFWLWIYNYNNGIANNVIGTFGFGPVSWLGNQDIVLYAIIFALMWQFSGYAMVVYLAGLRAIPTEHYEAAKVDGASTLKMYWRVIIPQLKGATISAAVVLMVFGMKAFDFLYSLVGGYRPPNGADILATKMVREAYANLNWAYGSAIAIVLFAMALSVIGPYLVYEYRRDNL
- a CDS encoding AAA family ATPase; translated protein: MDGPLWIDAHAPALDEIRQDEARERLERAVDEPMNLVVQGPPGVGKTAATRALTRAAHENPDSDLIEINVADFFGRTKKEIRTDPRFEGFLQGRSRMAKRDMINRVLKESASYAPMSGEYKTVLLDNAESIREDFQQALRRVMEQHHRTTQFVIATRQPSKLIAPIRSRCFPVRVRAPTTDETIDVLETICEREGVDYDGDGLEFVASAAGGDLREAILSAQATAVEGGEITMSTAYETLGEVGDDDAIREALADARAGDLADARSALDDLLDEGGYDGGELLREVLRVARAGSEYGGDDLARLHVLAGEADLDLTDGLDDRIHLTHLLAAWAAGRTDLRPDLREPVEA
- a CDS encoding ABC transporter substrate-binding protein — its product is MLHGWTGGDGAAAAEALEEAFNEAHPDVGLDMNPIGGGGNQNLDAVVANRLQSDDPPGAFAGWPGPNLLRYQGVLGSVDDVWEENGFEDAMVDEAIDLHQQDGSYRAVPLGSHRLNCLFYNVSVVEDAGIDVDSLNSPSALIDAFETVASETDAIPMTHGMSGTWTTTQLWGAVMLGENGYQPYMDFLNGEGDESAVRAAFERTAEMLENHISDDASSIGLTESNQNIINGNAAFIHQGNWAAGAFRNAEDFEYGDDWGFKTFPGTEGMYTLHFDSFLYPSNNPTPEASKTWEAFVGSPEAQIAFNQYKGSIPTRTDVSMEEFGPYLQETAEDFANAEYRPPNLQHGLGVPSETMTQLNEVISSEFTGPYNVDAATTGFLDAVSN